In Clostridium swellfunianum, a genomic segment contains:
- a CDS encoding nucleotidyltransferase family protein encodes MLIRGIILGAGKASRMGKDKLNLKLENKSIIETVIENAKESKLDELVLVYGKYDINTDINKLYNADFERGMSTSIKKGLENFEGDAVMILLGDMPYVTPNIIDKLCDEFISDNKAIAVPVFNGKRGNPVIISRKYFKELLENEGDKGARAIIKSNPNDIHWVEVMDNSIFVDIDDEVSYNSIKK; translated from the coding sequence ATGCTCATAAGAGGAATTATACTTGGTGCTGGAAAGGCATCCAGGATGGGAAAGGATAAACTTAACCTAAAGCTTGAAAATAAATCAATTATTGAAACAGTAATAGAAAACGCCAAAGAATCCAAACTAGATGAACTTGTTTTGGTATATGGGAAGTATGATATAAATACAGATATTAATAAGCTGTATAATGCAGACTTTGAACGAGGGATGAGCACCTCTATTAAAAAAGGTCTTGAAAACTTTGAAGGAGATGCTGTAATGATTCTTTTAGGAGATATGCCCTACGTTACACCTAATATAATTGATAAATTGTGTGATGAATTTATTTCAGATAACAAAGCTATAGCTGTACCAGTTTTCAATGGGAAAAGAGGAAATCCAGTTATTATAAGCAGAAAATATTTTAAGGAGCTTTTAGAAAATGAAGGTGACAAGGGTGCTAGAGCTATAATAAAAAGCAATCCTAATGATATTCATTGGGTGGAAGTAATGGATAATAGTATCTTTGTTGATATTGATGATGAAGTTAGCTATAATTCTATAAAGAAATAG
- the ade gene encoding adenine deaminase yields MRELKKDIDIAVGRIKAPLVLKNANIINVFVQCIEKNDIAINGDRIVGIGNYEGEQELDCTGLYVSPGFIDAHVHVESSMVTPEVFSQLLIRRGVTTAIADPHEIANVLGLKGIEFMLENSKRSVMDILFMLPSCVPATEFEDSGAVLKADEFSELIGNDRVLGLGEVMDTPAVASGRQDMIDKLMMFQGKNIDGHCPGISQKLLNAYLSCGIKTDHECSNYTEALKKIQLGMYVMLREGSATRNLKDLLPAINMDNYSRFLFCTDDRHIEDLIEAGTIDNSIRLAIEQGLEPIKAYTIAAYNAALCYGLRDKGAAAPGYIADLVIFEDLNRLNIRTVIKDGKIYNKELSFSKADLGNSIVLKTVTTEDFKVEAKGEYINTIKLVPRSVETIKKRRKALVDNNLVVGTEASDCLKIAVFERHKATGKRGIGFVEGFGLKNCSIAQSIAHDSHNIIVIGDNDEDMSLAVKAIIELGGGIALVSEGKVLESLSLPIGGLITSENPFIVLEKIKSLNKLARSFGVKEDFDPYLTLGFLALPVIPDIKLTARGLFNFEEFKFIDLFC; encoded by the coding sequence ATGAGAGAACTAAAGAAAGATATTGATATTGCTGTAGGAAGAATTAAAGCACCGTTGGTTTTGAAAAACGCTAATATAATAAATGTTTTCGTTCAATGCATTGAAAAAAATGATATAGCAATAAATGGAGATAGAATAGTCGGAATAGGAAATTATGAAGGTGAACAGGAGCTTGATTGCACTGGGCTTTATGTCTCTCCAGGTTTCATAGATGCTCATGTACACGTAGAATCCTCCATGGTAACCCCGGAGGTTTTCTCTCAGCTTTTAATAAGAAGAGGTGTTACTACAGCTATTGCGGATCCTCATGAAATAGCGAATGTTCTGGGTTTAAAAGGAATAGAATTTATGCTGGAAAACAGTAAAAGAAGTGTTATGGATATTTTATTTATGCTCCCTTCATGTGTACCAGCCACAGAATTTGAAGATTCAGGGGCAGTACTTAAAGCTGATGAGTTCTCAGAACTTATAGGAAACGATAGGGTTTTAGGCTTGGGAGAGGTTATGGATACTCCTGCAGTAGCAAGTGGAAGACAGGATATGATTGACAAACTAATGATGTTTCAGGGGAAGAATATTGATGGGCACTGCCCAGGAATTTCTCAAAAGTTGCTGAATGCATACTTAAGCTGTGGAATTAAAACAGATCATGAATGTTCTAACTATACTGAAGCTCTTAAAAAGATACAGCTGGGCATGTATGTTATGCTTAGGGAAGGCTCGGCTACAAGAAATTTGAAAGATTTGCTCCCCGCTATTAATATGGATAATTACAGCAGATTTCTATTTTGTACCGATGATAGGCATATTGAGGATTTGATTGAAGCTGGAACTATTGATAACTCTATAAGGCTTGCAATAGAACAAGGACTTGAACCGATAAAGGCTTACACAATTGCTGCCTATAACGCAGCTTTATGCTATGGACTGAGAGATAAAGGCGCAGCAGCACCAGGCTATATTGCTGACTTAGTGATCTTTGAGGATTTAAATAGGTTGAATATAAGAACGGTAATTAAAGATGGGAAGATATACAACAAAGAATTAAGCTTTTCAAAAGCTGACTTAGGAAATTCAATAGTTCTTAAAACTGTGACCACTGAAGATTTTAAGGTTGAAGCAAAAGGAGAATATATAAACACAATAAAGCTTGTACCTCGCTCTGTAGAGACAATAAAAAAGAGAAGAAAAGCTCTAGTTGATAATAATTTGGTAGTTGGAACAGAAGCTTCAGACTGTCTTAAAATTGCAGTTTTTGAAAGACACAAGGCTACAGGAAAAAGAGGTATCGGTTTTGTTGAGGGTTTTGGACTTAAAAACTGTTCAATTGCACAAAGTATCGCCCATGATTCTCATAATATTATAGTTATTGGTGATAATGATGAGGATATGTCTCTGGCAGTAAAAGCTATAATTGAACTTGGTGGAGGAATTGCCCTAGTATCTGAAGGAAAAGTGTTAGAAAGCTTAAGTCTGCCTATTGGAGGTTTAATAACTTCAGAAAATCCTTTTATAGTTTTGGAAAAAATAAAGAGTTTAAACAAGCTTGCAAGAAGTTTTGGCGTTAAGGAGGATTTTGATCCTTATCTCACTCTTGGATTTTTGGCTCTACCAGTTATACCAGATATAAAACTTACCGCAAGAGGATTATTTAACTTTGAAGAGTTTAAGTTTATAGATTTATTTTGCTAA
- a CDS encoding xanthine dehydrogenase family protein molybdopterin-binding subunit — protein sequence MKKIGVGYGCMIYGTGYGNGFPDESRATAELNSDGTVTVYVEVTDVGQGGKNIMSQIASEALNMNLDYITIKNTNTAYMRDSGTAAASRQTYNTGNAVLDACKKLRQNIDNCNIENFKIAFAYMRENNISLKAEGYFKANTTSVNLETGEGNPYWPYTFSVNKAVVEVDDETGKVNVLEITACHDSGKIVNPLQAEGQIQGGCAMGLGYGIMEEIIFSKGVIKNSNFNDYIIPTSKDVPKIKTIFVEEIEDSGPYGAKGLGEPSMIATAPAIINAIYDAVGVRIYDLPASPDKVMKELVEKRRSI from the coding sequence TTGAAAAAAATTGGTGTGGGATATGGCTGTATGATTTACGGTACAGGTTACGGCAATGGCTTCCCTGATGAGTCAAGAGCTACTGCTGAGCTTAACAGCGATGGAACAGTTACGGTGTATGTAGAGGTTACAGATGTTGGACAGGGTGGAAAGAATATAATGAGTCAGATTGCCAGTGAGGCACTTAATATGAATCTCGATTATATTACTATCAAAAATACAAATACAGCTTATATGAGGGATTCAGGAACTGCTGCAGCCAGCAGACAAACTTATAATACAGGAAATGCAGTACTAGATGCTTGTAAAAAGTTGAGGCAAAATATTGATAATTGTAATATAGAGAATTTTAAAATAGCTTTTGCTTATATGAGAGAAAACAATATATCTTTAAAAGCTGAAGGCTACTTCAAAGCTAATACTACCTCAGTAAATTTAGAAACAGGAGAGGGAAACCCATACTGGCCCTATACCTTCTCAGTAAACAAGGCTGTGGTTGAGGTGGATGATGAAACAGGAAAAGTTAATGTTTTAGAGATAACAGCATGCCATGATTCAGGAAAAATAGTAAATCCTCTCCAAGCAGAAGGGCAAATTCAAGGAGGATGTGCTATGGGACTTGGTTATGGTATTATGGAGGAAATAATTTTTAGTAAAGGAGTTATTAAAAATTCAAACTTCAATGATTATATAATTCCAACTAGCAAGGATGTGCCAAAGATTAAAACCATATTTGTAGAAGAGATTGAAGACAGTGGTCCCTACGGCGCTAAGGGTCTTGGAGAACCATCTATGATAGCTACAGCGCCAGCTATAATAAACGCTATTTATGATGCTGTAGGAGTAAGAATTTACGATTTGCCAGCTTCACCGGATAAGGTTATGAAAGAGCTTGTAGAAAAGAGGCGGTCCATATGA
- a CDS encoding xanthine dehydrogenase family protein molybdopterin-binding subunit, translating to MNIKKEDALEKVMGKAIYPDDIEFEGMLYAGVFRSSIAYGKVKNIDMKAAKMLKGVAAVIDHTMIPGEKLHGVVFKDQPVLVHNMIKRAGDPIVLIVAESKDILKKALSLIKVEYEEYKGIFSIEEALADDAPILGENGNILYDLKIKKGSMEEGFKKAVYTVENWYSTPHIDHAVLQPEAAVARYDEDGNVEVNVATQYPHYDREEVARSLGIPEDNVIIKNTAIGGAFGCREDITLQCHAALAVYHTKKPVKIVYSREESMVTHCKRHAIKMHYITGVDAQGKLCALKATIYGDTGAYCSWGMNVLRKAAVHAVGPYEVPNVDIQALAVYTNNSFCGAMRGFGAAQAALAYESQMDELARLMQIHPLQFRYMNAVEDGSVMPTGQILETSVGMKKCIEEIANLEEIVLK from the coding sequence ATGAATATAAAAAAGGAAGATGCCTTGGAAAAGGTAATGGGTAAGGCAATTTATCCTGATGATATAGAATTTGAAGGTATGCTTTATGCAGGTGTATTTAGAAGCTCAATAGCTTATGGCAAAGTAAAAAATATTGATATGAAAGCAGCAAAAATGCTTAAAGGTGTTGCAGCTGTAATAGATCATACTATGATACCAGGTGAAAAGCTTCACGGAGTAGTATTTAAGGATCAGCCCGTATTGGTTCACAATATGATTAAGAGAGCTGGCGACCCAATAGTTTTAATTGTGGCTGAAAGCAAGGATATTTTAAAGAAAGCTTTGAGTCTTATTAAAGTTGAGTATGAAGAATACAAAGGCATTTTCAGCATAGAGGAAGCACTTGCTGATGATGCACCAATCTTAGGAGAAAACGGCAATATATTGTATGATCTTAAAATAAAAAAAGGCAGTATGGAGGAAGGTTTTAAAAAAGCTGTTTATACAGTTGAGAACTGGTATTCAACTCCGCATATAGACCATGCAGTGCTTCAACCTGAGGCGGCTGTTGCTAGATATGATGAGGATGGGAATGTTGAGGTAAATGTAGCGACACAGTACCCCCATTATGATAGAGAAGAAGTTGCAAGAAGTCTTGGTATTCCTGAAGATAATGTAATAATAAAAAATACAGCTATTGGTGGAGCCTTTGGCTGCAGAGAAGATATAACTCTTCAATGCCATGCTGCTTTAGCCGTTTATCATACGAAAAAGCCTGTCAAGATAGTGTATTCAAGAGAAGAATCTATGGTTACGCACTGTAAACGTCATGCTATAAAAATGCATTATATAACAGGTGTAGATGCTCAAGGTAAGCTTTGTGCACTTAAGGCTACAATATATGGAGATACGGGAGCATATTGCTCTTGGGGGATGAATGTTCTGAGAAAAGCTGCTGTTCATGCAGTTGGACCATATGAGGTGCCTAATGTGGATATTCAAGCTCTTGCAGTCTATACAAACAATTCCTTTTGTGGTGCGATGAGAGGCTTTGGAGCAGCTCAGGCGGCGCTAGCTTATGAAAGCCAGATGGATGAACTTGCTAGATTGATGCAAATCCACCCACTACAGTTTAGGTACATGAATGCAGTAGAGGATGGCAGTGTTATGCCAACAGGACAAATACTTGAAACTAGTGTAGGCATGAAAAAATGTATTGAAGAAATAGCTAATCTTGAAGAAATAGTTCTTAAGTAG
- a CDS encoding (2Fe-2S)-binding protein, giving the protein MSKISVIVNGKLFVGHVSPSLRLVDFLREELKLKGTKEGCSQGECGACTVILDGMTVNSCLVLASSCNNSQITTIEGISTEELHPIQKAFLDSGAVQCGYCIPGMVLSAKALLDKNIDATVEEIKEGISGNLCRCTGYQKIVEGVGLAQKYMKGRG; this is encoded by the coding sequence TTGAGTAAAATAAGTGTTATTGTAAATGGAAAGCTATTTGTAGGGCATGTTTCTCCAAGCTTAAGACTTGTGGATTTTTTAAGAGAGGAGCTCAAACTAAAGGGAACTAAAGAAGGTTGCAGCCAAGGGGAATGCGGTGCATGTACAGTTATTTTAGATGGAATGACCGTTAACTCATGTCTGGTTTTAGCTTCTTCCTGTAATAATTCACAGATAACAACTATAGAAGGTATTTCTACTGAAGAGCTCCATCCCATTCAAAAGGCTTTTTTGGATTCAGGAGCAGTTCAGTGCGGTTACTGTATACCAGGAATGGTCTTAAGTGCCAAAGCTTTACTAGATAAAAATATTGATGCTACAGTGGAAGAAATAAAAGAAGGTATCTCTGGCAACCTCTGCAGATGCACAGGCTATCAAAAGATAGTCGAAGGTGTAGGGCTTGCTCAAAAATATATGAAGGGCAGGGGATAA
- a CDS encoding FAD binding domain-containing protein, which produces MDLIEVFQPETLQEAKELLNNLSKVKLLAGGTDLIIDLNKNKTEADYLVDLTKIEELKKIKDFAHHIIIGSMATFTDILENDIFINRFTCLRDCSELMGSPQIRNRATIGGNIINGAAAADIVPCLMSLNAVLIIESISTRRLVRCDDYFLKHNQYKIESNELLVGIILNDRNELSGFYKLGKRNSLSIARLSASISFNLVENKLHNIKVALGAVGKHPFRAYELEYLAHGKDYRYLLKRELLDILEERVYRSIKDRPTLPFKREAVKGVYTEAVKKALAKGGVAIE; this is translated from the coding sequence ATGGATTTAATAGAGGTTTTTCAGCCAGAGACTTTGCAGGAGGCAAAGGAACTTTTAAACAACTTGTCAAAGGTAAAGCTTTTAGCTGGAGGCACGGATTTAATTATAGACTTGAATAAGAACAAAACTGAAGCAGACTATCTGGTGGATTTAACTAAGATTGAGGAACTTAAAAAAATTAAAGATTTTGCTCATCACATTATTATAGGAAGCATGGCTACCTTCACTGATATATTGGAAAATGATATCTTTATAAATAGATTTACCTGCCTTAGAGACTGTTCAGAGTTAATGGGATCACCACAAATAAGAAACAGGGCAACCATAGGAGGCAACATAATAAATGGCGCTGCGGCAGCGGATATAGTTCCATGCCTTATGAGTCTGAACGCTGTACTTATAATTGAAAGCATAAGTACACGTAGGCTTGTAAGATGCGATGACTACTTCTTAAAGCATAACCAATACAAAATTGAATCTAATGAGCTATTAGTTGGAATTATTCTTAATGATAGGAATGAATTAAGCGGTTTCTACAAGCTAGGCAAGAGAAATTCTCTGTCCATAGCAAGGTTAAGCGCTTCAATAAGTTTTAATCTTGTAGAAAATAAGCTTCATAATATCAAGGTTGCCTTAGGTGCTGTGGGCAAGCATCCTTTTAGGGCTTATGAGCTTGAGTATCTTGCACACGGAAAGGACTATAGATATCTTCTTAAAAGAGAACTTTTAGATATACTTGAGGAAAGAGTATACAGGAGCATAAAAGACAGACCTACGCTTCCATTCAAAAGAGAGGCAGTAAAAGGTGTTTATACAGAAGCGGTTAAAAAAGCACTAGCTAAAGGTGGTGTAGCCATTGAGTAA
- a CDS encoding 5'-deoxyadenosine deaminase codes for MKTLIKNVFILTMDEKLSKFKGNLLIIDDKIERICTEEIYGDFDKVIEAEGKVAMPGFVQPHIHLCQTLFRGLADDMELLDWLKYRIWPLEGAHDEESIYYSAKLGLSELIRGGTTSIVDMETVHHTDRAIQAIYESGIRAITGKVMMDYGSDVPESLMERKESSIKESIELLQKWHGRDGGRIEYAFTPRFVVSCSEELLLEVEKLSKHYGVKVHTHASENRGEIEFVEKDRGMRNITYLKKLGLLNENLILAHCIWLDEEEEDLIQASGTKVVHCPASNLKLASGVAKIPKLMDKGIDIGLASDGPPCSNNLDAFIEMRLSSLIQKLSLGPKAMDCSKVLYLATMGGAKVMGKEKEIGSLEEGKKADIVLLDLNKVYNAPSFRNNVESQIVFSGKTENIDTTIVNGKILMEDRKLLTLDEKEIITKANESIERIWKRAGINC; via the coding sequence ATGAAAACCTTGATTAAAAATGTCTTTATCTTAACCATGGACGAGAAGCTTTCAAAGTTTAAAGGAAACCTTCTCATAATTGATGACAAAATTGAAAGAATCTGCACTGAAGAAATATACGGAGATTTTGATAAGGTTATAGAGGCTGAAGGAAAGGTGGCAATGCCAGGCTTTGTTCAGCCTCATATTCACCTCTGCCAAACTCTTTTTAGAGGCTTGGCAGATGACATGGAGCTTTTAGACTGGCTTAAGTACAGAATTTGGCCACTGGAAGGAGCTCATGATGAGGAAAGCATTTATTACTCTGCCAAGCTTGGCTTAAGTGAACTTATAAGAGGAGGAACTACTTCAATTGTTGATATGGAAACAGTACACCATACTGACAGAGCAATTCAAGCTATATATGAAAGCGGCATAAGAGCTATAACTGGAAAGGTTATGATGGATTATGGTTCTGATGTCCCTGAAAGCCTTATGGAGCGTAAAGAAAGTTCTATTAAAGAAAGCATAGAGCTTCTTCAAAAGTGGCACGGAAGAGACGGAGGACGAATTGAATATGCCTTTACTCCAAGATTTGTAGTATCCTGCTCTGAAGAGCTTTTGCTTGAAGTTGAAAAGCTTTCAAAGCATTATGGTGTCAAGGTTCATACTCATGCCTCAGAAAACAGAGGAGAAATAGAATTTGTTGAAAAAGATAGAGGCATGAGAAATATAACTTATCTTAAAAAGCTTGGACTCTTAAATGAAAATTTGATATTGGCGCACTGCATCTGGCTGGATGAAGAAGAAGAAGACTTAATCCAAGCATCAGGAACAAAGGTAGTTCACTGCCCAGCCTCAAATCTTAAGCTTGCTTCGGGAGTAGCTAAAATTCCAAAGCTTATGGACAAAGGAATAGACATAGGTCTTGCTTCAGACGGTCCTCCCTGTTCAAACAATCTCGATGCCTTTATAGAAATGAGATTGAGTTCTTTAATTCAAAAGCTCAGTCTTGGACCAAAGGCTATGGATTGCAGCAAAGTCCTTTATCTTGCTACCATGGGCGGTGCAAAGGTAATGGGAAAGGAAAAGGAAATAGGCTCTCTTGAGGAAGGAAAGAAGGCTGACATAGTACTTTTAGACCTAAACAAGGTATATAATGCACCAAGCTTTAGAAATAATGTTGAAAGCCAGATCGTGTTTTCTGGAAAGACGGAAAATATAGATACAACCATAGTAAATGGAAAGATTTTAATGGAAGATAGAAAATTGCTTACCTTGGATGAAAAGGAAATAATTACAAAGGCCAATGAAAGCATTGAAAGAATATGGAAGAGAGCAGGCATAAATTGCTGA
- a CDS encoding FAD binding domain-containing protein: MMEVFIPKTISELLPNIDNEKRRISAGCTDITVALRSNKYICKPTTDITEIAELKEILEKKDRIYIGCNVTLSEICENDLIKKDFKVLVDAVKTIGSPQIRNRATLAGNVQNASPSGDGTLALVLLEASIVLRSLRGAREVLVEDFILGAGKTDLKNDEFIEYIVLNKAYRDYSSYFEKVGLRGAMVISVASMGALINAEERVIKDIRLVFGAVAPKILRLKEAEEFLKGKKLEEKTLKEAGDIIGKSVTPIDDLRASAEYRRTVCRNLILRLWE; encoded by the coding sequence ATGATGGAAGTATTCATACCTAAAACTATTAGTGAATTGCTGCCTAACATAGACAATGAAAAAAGAAGAATATCAGCAGGCTGTACTGATATAACAGTAGCTTTAAGAAGCAATAAGTATATCTGCAAGCCAACTACAGATATAACAGAAATAGCTGAGCTTAAGGAAATACTCGAAAAGAAAGACAGAATTTATATAGGCTGTAATGTAACTTTAAGCGAAATATGTGAAAATGATCTTATAAAGAAAGATTTTAAGGTACTGGTAGATGCTGTTAAAACTATAGGCTCCCCTCAAATTAGAAACAGAGCTACCTTAGCAGGGAATGTGCAAAATGCTTCTCCAAGCGGTGATGGAACTTTAGCCTTAGTTCTTTTAGAAGCTTCTATTGTTCTTAGAAGTTTAAGGGGAGCAAGGGAAGTTCTAGTTGAAGACTTTATTCTTGGAGCAGGAAAGACAGATCTTAAGAATGATGAATTTATAGAATATATTGTTTTAAATAAAGCCTATAGAGACTATTCCTCTTACTTTGAAAAAGTAGGATTAAGAGGAGCGATGGTTATTTCAGTTGCTTCCATGGGAGCTTTAATTAACGCAGAAGAAAGGGTTATTAAAGATATAAGGCTTGTATTTGGCGCTGTTGCTCCTAAAATATTAAGGCTTAAAGAAGCAGAGGAATTTTTAAAGGGAAAGAAACTTGAAGAAAAAACTTTAAAAGAAGCAGGAGATATAATAGGCAAAAGTGTTACTCCAATAGATGACTTAAGAGCTTCAGCAGAATATAGAAGAACAGTTTGCAGAAATCTTATTCTAAGACTTTGGGAATAA
- a CDS encoding (2Fe-2S)-binding protein, with translation MKITFKINGEQRTADVNPRDRLLDFIREELGLTGTKEGCGEGECGACTVIMENRTVASCMVYAYQADGKDIYTIEGKNTLEELELIQQAYVDAGAVQCGFCIPGMVMSTKVLLDKNLSPTREEIREELQGNLCRCTGYVKIVDAVELAAERFRNKKETRRAVR, from the coding sequence GTGAAGATAACCTTTAAAATAAATGGGGAACAGAGGACGGCTGATGTTAATCCAAGAGACAGATTATTAGATTTTATTAGAGAAGAGTTGGGATTAACAGGAACTAAAGAAGGCTGTGGTGAAGGCGAATGTGGTGCCTGCACGGTAATAATGGAAAATAGAACGGTTGCTTCTTGTATGGTATATGCTTACCAGGCAGATGGCAAAGATATTTACACCATAGAAGGAAAGAACACTTTGGAGGAGCTTGAACTTATTCAGCAGGCTTATGTAGATGCGGGAGCAGTACAATGCGGCTTCTGTATACCAGGTATGGTTATGTCCACAAAGGTGCTTTTAGACAAAAACTTAAGCCCAACTCGTGAGGAAATTCGTGAAGAGCTTCAAGGCAATTTATGCAGATGTACTGGATACGTAAAAATAGTTGATGCTGTTGAGCTGGCAGCAGAAAGGTTTAGAAATAAAAAGGAAACTAGGAGGGCAGTGAGATGA
- a CDS encoding (2Fe-2S)-binding protein encodes MELEFILNGTKVITDADPTKSLLDFIREDMELTGTKKGCAIGECGACTVLIDKKAVNSCMVMAGQIQGCEIITIEGVGAEVLHPLQQKLLKGGAVQCGFCTPGMIMAILGLLYENTEPNAEEIKRAIDGNLCRCTGYNQIIKSVEELKLNELVL; translated from the coding sequence ATGGAACTTGAATTTATCTTAAACGGAACTAAAGTGATTACTGATGCAGACCCAACTAAAAGTCTTTTAGATTTTATAAGAGAAGATATGGAACTAACAGGAACTAAAAAAGGCTGTGCTATAGGTGAATGCGGTGCTTGTACAGTCCTTATAGATAAAAAAGCGGTAAATTCCTGCATGGTTATGGCAGGTCAGATTCAAGGCTGCGAAATTATAACTATCGAAGGAGTTGGGGCAGAGGTGCTTCATCCTCTACAACAAAAGCTGCTTAAAGGAGGTGCAGTGCAGTGTGGTTTCTGTACTCCTGGAATGATCATGGCAATATTGGGGCTTTTATATGAAAATACAGAGCCAAACGCAGAGGAAATAAAGAGAGCCATAGATGGCAATTTATGCAGATGCACAGGCTATAATCAGATAATTAAGAGCGTAGAGGAACTAAAGCTTAATGAACTTGTGCTTTAA
- a CDS encoding FAD binding domain-containing protein — translation MIKSFVKPKKLQEVLEILNQGSVTILAGGTDIMVEARGRKELLNSVVDISGVEELKGIIYTDNVVSILAGTTHAEVEKSEIIKTNISMLSKACSLVGSTLIRNRATIGGNIANNANCADSIPPLLIYDAKLVLKNLNGERVLSLDEFLGKNGSVNLRPDEILYSIEVEKLVGYKWELVKVGRRKSLAISRMTLAIALKEKDGFIEDLRLCPGAMLPKHTRLYNTEKNFKGQKLTSEVIESIAGSAVEEAIAMSGRRWSAEYKEPVLKGLIIRTLEQWRI, via the coding sequence ATGATAAAAAGCTTTGTAAAGCCTAAAAAACTTCAAGAAGTATTGGAGATTCTGAATCAGGGAAGCGTTACTATTTTAGCAGGTGGAACTGATATTATGGTAGAAGCAAGAGGCAGGAAAGAACTTTTGAACAGTGTTGTAGATATATCAGGAGTGGAAGAACTGAAAGGAATTATATACACGGATAATGTTGTTTCCATATTGGCTGGAACTACCCATGCTGAAGTAGAAAAAAGTGAAATAATAAAGACTAATATTTCAATGCTTTCAAAAGCCTGTAGTTTAGTAGGCTCAACACTTATAAGAAATAGGGCAACCATTGGGGGAAATATTGCTAACAACGCAAATTGTGCTGATAGTATACCACCTCTTTTAATATACGATGCAAAGTTAGTACTCAAAAACCTTAATGGCGAAAGGGTCTTAAGCCTTGATGAGTTTTTAGGAAAGAATGGCTCAGTAAATTTACGACCTGATGAAATTTTATATTCAATTGAAGTGGAAAAGCTTGTAGGCTACAAGTGGGAGTTGGTGAAGGTTGGCAGAAGAAAGTCGCTTGCCATATCAAGAATGACTTTGGCTATTGCGTTAAAAGAAAAGGATGGATTCATAGAGGACCTAAGATTATGTCCAGGAGCAATGCTGCCCAAACATACAAGACTATATAATACTGAGAAAAATTTTAAAGGACAAAAGCTTACAAGTGAAGTCATAGAATCAATAGCTGGCAGTGCGGTCGAAGAGGCTATAGCAATGAGTGGAAGACGCTGGTCTGCGGAATACAAGGAGCCTGTACTTAAAGGATTAATAATAAGAACTCTTGAACAATGGAGGATTTAA